A window of Festucalex cinctus isolate MCC-2025b chromosome 6, RoL_Fcin_1.0, whole genome shotgun sequence contains these coding sequences:
- the LOC144021410 gene encoding uncharacterized protein LOC144021410 yields MLLQRVRQCDDVIAYCACVVRAQMCEVCYFDGYAGLSEHRHQKQVTVPLLHLEPGAYSGERPLEGATPRIGSRLNRVNAYEEEPSTCGITKTIPDEVQASLNSPSVNLPENQREKIHGASATGERGPERQISAIEDISDAEVQQIIPSLTAGQARISVIRRNTSCDYESRRGRRRRRSRSSDSSAERGRRTHPSFNNGRDLTRRRGRRRRSRSSDRGAERGRRPSPSVINGRSRRRSRSSDSCTERGRQSRRADDSDASSGVTRRRRRFSPAFYERADGSDIYRGVSRRRRRFSPAFYDDNGRVRRRGVYEAKTMKLKHIICDLLEYV; encoded by the exons ATGCTGCTCCAACGAGTTCGACAGTGTGATGATGTAATTGCCTACTGCGCATGCGTAGTGCGTGCGCAGATGTGTGAGGTATGCTACTTCGACGGATATGCTGGTTTGTCGGAACACCGGCACCAaaagcaagtgacggttccactcctccacctagAGCCCGGTGCATACTCTG GTGAAAGACCACTAGAGGGGGCTACTCCAAGGATTGGTTCTCGTTTGAACCGTGTAAACGCATACGAGGAAGAGCCAAGCACATGTGGCATTACCAAGACGATTCCGGACGAAGTTCAAGCCTCCTTAAATAGCCCTAGCGTGAATCTGCCTGAAAATCAACGAGAAAAGATACACGGAGCGTCGGCCACGGGGGAGCGAGGCCCGGAACGACAGATATCCGCTATCGAAGATATTTCCGATGCGGAAGTTCAGCAAATAATACCATCGCTGACCGCCGGACAAGCTAGGATAAGCGTTATTCGACGTAATACATCGTGCG ATTACGAATCGAGGaggggaaggaggaggagaagatccCGATCTTCAGATAGTAGTGCCGAACGTGGAAGGCGAACCCACCCCTCATTTAACAACG gtAGAGATTTGACACGGAGGCGGGGGCGGAGAAGGAGGTCTAGATCTTCAGATCGCGGTGCTGAACGTGGAAGGAGACCCTCACCTTCGGTCATCAACG GTAGAAGCAGAAGGAGGTCTAGATCTTCAGACAGCTGTACCGAACGGGGAAGGCAATCCCGACGTGCGGATGATAGCGATGCTAGTAGCGGGGTGACAAGGAGACGACGGAGATTCAGCCCTGCATTCTACGAACGTGCGGACGGCAGCGACATCTACCGAGGGGTGTCAAGGAGACGTCGGAGATTTAGCCCTGCATTCTACGATGACAACGGACGCGTAAGGAGGCGGGGTGTCTATGAGGCTAAGACGATGAAACTTAAACATATTATATGTGATCTTCTTGAATATGTGTAA